GTGCTCCAGCGGTCGGCCTGAGCGCGTCGCGGGTGGTCCGGACGGACCGGCCCGGGGTGGGCCCCCGGCGATTCGGCGGCGGCGTCGGCGGCCGATAGCCTTGCGAGCATGGCCGAGTACATCTACACCATGACCCGCGCACGCAAGGCGCACAACGAGAAGGTCATCCTCGATGACGTCTCGATGTCGTTCTACCCCGGCGCGAAGATCGGCATGGTCGGCCCCAACGGCGCCGGCAAGTCCACGATCCTCAAGATCATGGCCGGTCTCGACACCCCGTCGAACGGTGAGGCGCGCCTCGCACCCGGGGCGACGGTCGGCATCCTGCTGCAGGAGCCCCCGCTCAACGAGGACAAGACGGTGCTCGGCAACGTCGAGGAGGGCGCCGGCGAGATCAAGGAGAAGGTCGACCGCTACAACGCCATCTCCGTCGAGATGGGCGAGCCCGACGCCGACTATGACGCCCTGCTCGCCGAGATGGGCAAGCTGCAGGAGGACATCGACCACGCCGACGCGTGGGACCTCGAGAGCCAGCTCGAGCAGGCGATGGACGCGCTCCGCTGCCCGCCCGGCGACTCGCCCGTCACCAACCTCTCCGGTGGTGAGCGTCGCCGCGTCGCGCTGTGCAAGCTGCTGCTGCAGAAGCCCGACCTGCTGCTGCTCGACGAGCCCACCAACCACCTCGACGCCGAGTCGGTGCTGTGGCTCGAGCAGCACCTCGAGACCTACCCGGGCGCCGTCATCGCCGTCACCCACGACCGGTACTTCCTCGACAACGTCGCGCAGTGGATCGCCGAGGTCGACCGTGGCCGGCTCTACCCCTACGAGGGCAACTACTCGACGTACCTCGAGAAGAAGTCCGAGCGACTGCAGATCCAGGGCAAGAAGGACGCCAAGCTCGCGAAGCGCCTCAAGACCGAGCTCGAGTGGGTCCGCAGCAACGCCAAGGGCCGTCAGGTCAAGAGCAAGGCGCGTCTGGCCCGCTACGAGGAGATGGCCGCCGAGGCCGAGCGCACCCGCAAGCTCGACTTCGAAGAGCTGCAGATCCCGCCGGGCCCGCGCCTCGGCTCGACGGTCATCGAGGTCAAGAACCT
This is a stretch of genomic DNA from Terracoccus luteus. It encodes these proteins:
- the ettA gene encoding energy-dependent translational throttle protein EttA, giving the protein MAEYIYTMTRARKAHNEKVILDDVSMSFYPGAKIGMVGPNGAGKSTILKIMAGLDTPSNGEARLAPGATVGILLQEPPLNEDKTVLGNVEEGAGEIKEKVDRYNAISVEMGEPDADYDALLAEMGKLQEDIDHADAWDLESQLEQAMDALRCPPGDSPVTNLSGGERRRVALCKLLLQKPDLLLLDEPTNHLDAESVLWLEQHLETYPGAVIAVTHDRYFLDNVAQWIAEVDRGRLYPYEGNYSTYLEKKSERLQIQGKKDAKLAKRLKTELEWVRSNAKGRQVKSKARLARYEEMAAEAERTRKLDFEELQIPPGPRLGSTVIEVKNLKKGFGDRVLIDNLSFSLPRNGIVGVIGPNGVGKSTLFKTIVGFEQPDAGEVKIGETVKISYVDQGREGLDPKKNLWEIVSDGLDHMKVGNVEIPSRAYVSQFGFKGPDQQKPSGVLSGGERNRLNLALTLKQGGNLLLLDEPTNDLDVETLGSLENALLEFSGCAVVITHDRWFLDRVATHILAFEGTEENPASWYWFEGNFEAYEANKVERLGPDAARPHRVTYRKLTRD